A segment of the Dehalococcoidia bacterium genome:
CACGTTCAACCTCTCCGACATTTCGATGTGAATGTCCTGGAGGAAACGGCGGTAGTACTCGCCGCTCACCAGATCACCGGTCGCATGGTCGGGAAAGGTTAGAGCGTCAGCGCCTGCCGCGATCTGGGCCTCACCGAACATCACCGACAGCTCCTTCAACTTGTGAAGACAGCGCATCGTCTCTTCGGGATCATCAATCGTCATGAGCAGAAAGTTTTCGACTCCGAAGACGTGGTATGCCAGCGTCCACGGCCCCATGGTCTTGCCGATGATGGCGACCTCATCGCCGATTTCCTGCTTGAGAATCTCGATCGACTTGGTAATCGCGATGTTGTCTGGGTGCTCGAGGAACCCTGAGGGAATGTTTACGTCCCGTGAGTCCTTCCATATTGGCCGGTACATACGCACGGTAGGCCAGTTGTCCTTGTCCTCCCACTGCATGTCGCAGCCCAGAGCCGACGACTCCTGGATGATCGTAAAGTATGGCGCAACAGCATCGAAACCCAATTCGGTGTAGCCCGTAGCGGCCAGTCGAGCCGCAAGCTCCGGGTCACGACAAGCGTCCGGGAATGGAGCGTCCACGAGGTCCATCAGATCGACTGTGGCCACGTTCGTGGGATTGGCCACTGGAGGCCTGTCCACTGGCTGGCGGTTCAGCGCAGCCATGGTCCGTTCTCGTGGAGTCATCGTCTCTGTGAATACCATCATGGTCTCCTGTTAGATAGCCTGTCAGCCTAGTGTCGGCGCAGTGACAGCCCAATTCGGAGGGCTAGAGTGGCGTGAATCCCAGCGTGCTCGTGGTCATCTGACCTCGTATCGCTTCAGCCTCCAGCATGGATTCCACGGCGCTTATGTTCCTGGAGTAGGGTAGAAGCAGCCGCACCAGCTCATCGTGTTGCCAGCCGCACGAGAAAGCGACTTCCGTGTCTCCCACTTTCTCCATCTCGCCGTATCGCATGAATCCAGCGACGACCATGCGGAGTCTCAAAGTAGGATTCTTCACATCACCTTCGCCGGCAACGTGATATTGGTAGCCGTCATCCGTATTGGCTCCCGTAGTGGTCAGCATCAAGTTGGACTTCGAGTCCTTAATGGTCATGGATCCTGTTGGGTGAGTGAAGTCAGGCGCCTTCGTCACGGCCTGCGTTAACAGGAACTTCACTGGTCTCATGTGGACCACGCCGCATGGGAACGAAAACTGGATGTCCGATCCTTCTACGGGCCGCACGCCACCTAATCGGACCATCTGGTCACGAATCTGCTTGAGCCGTTCCTCAACACCGGAAGCC
Coding sequences within it:
- a CDS encoding MtaA/CmuA family methyltransferase; this encodes MMVFTETMTPRERTMAALNRQPVDRPPVANPTNVATVDLMDLVDAPFPDACRDPELAARLAATGYTELGFDAVAPYFTIIQESSALGCDMQWEDKDNWPTVRMYRPIWKDSRDVNIPSGFLEHPDNIAITKSIEILKQEIGDEVAIIGKTMGPWTLAYHVFGVENFLLMTIDDPEETMRCLHKLKELSVMFGEAQIAAGADALTFPDHATGDLVSGEYYRRFLQDIHIEMSERLNVPLILHICGNTLDRMPYIADTGMAYFHFDSKNDPQAAMDMVEGKIGLVGNINNPTTLYARGPAEVREEVFACLDAGVQMIAPECAIPLATKLENLIAIPEAVREWCETNA